One window from the genome of Blastopirellula retiformator encodes:
- a CDS encoding O-antigen ligase family protein, whose protein sequence is MVPVILVILGLQLFHPNTNTITSALAQIGINFAILAPLLWVARLPIREQTFTKLIGAFWAFHCLSAFVGLLQVYFPGRFQPPVSQVIGELYHDSLKISLNSGADVFRPMGLTDMPGGAATAGMYSTIFGLVFFLTGKSTWVRGVALGGVAIGLFCIYLSQVRSVLIMTGICCCVFLACIAYRGDWRKALFAGGMFVAVLLSSFAWAVAVGGEAVTDRLSTLVEADMGEVYYSNRGRFLETTVNDLLPQYPLGAGLGRWGMMHRYFGNSYDPNSPPLWAEIMWTGWLLDGGIPLLLAYPAAIAIACWFAWRTAIFSASGQLSTQAAAILAYNVGAIAITFNYPYFIGQGGLEFWLLNAALFGAVQHAKKRAAWEAYLAS, encoded by the coding sequence ATGGTACCGGTCATTCTGGTGATCCTGGGCCTCCAACTGTTCCATCCCAATACCAACACGATTACCTCGGCCCTGGCCCAGATCGGAATCAACTTTGCTATTTTGGCGCCGTTATTGTGGGTTGCGCGACTCCCAATTCGGGAACAGACTTTCACCAAGCTAATCGGTGCATTTTGGGCCTTTCACTGCCTCAGTGCGTTTGTCGGACTTCTGCAGGTCTATTTTCCGGGAAGATTTCAGCCCCCGGTCTCGCAGGTGATTGGTGAACTGTACCACGACTCGTTGAAGATTTCGCTGAATAGCGGCGCCGACGTTTTTCGTCCGATGGGACTAACTGATATGCCAGGGGGCGCTGCGACTGCAGGCATGTATTCGACGATATTCGGACTTGTTTTTTTCTTGACCGGGAAAAGTACTTGGGTTCGTGGCGTCGCACTTGGGGGAGTTGCGATCGGCCTGTTCTGCATCTATCTGAGCCAGGTCCGATCGGTTCTGATCATGACCGGCATTTGTTGCTGCGTCTTTCTGGCATGCATCGCGTATCGCGGGGATTGGCGAAAAGCGTTATTCGCCGGCGGCATGTTCGTCGCCGTTTTGCTTTCCAGCTTTGCTTGGGCGGTCGCCGTGGGGGGCGAGGCGGTCACCGATCGGCTATCGACCTTGGTCGAGGCCGATATGGGAGAGGTCTACTACTCGAATCGAGGCCGTTTTTTAGAGACGACGGTGAATGATCTGTTGCCGCAGTATCCACTGGGCGCCGGCTTGGGGCGATGGGGGATGATGCACCGCTATTTCGGCAATTCCTACGACCCGAACTCGCCTCCTCTCTGGGCGGAAATCATGTGGACTGGCTGGCTGCTTGACGGAGGAATACCGCTGCTGCTGGCCTATCCTGCGGCGATCGCGATTGCCTGCTGGTTCGCATGGCGGACGGCGATCTTCTCGGCGTCTGGACAGTTGTCGACGCAAGCCGCCGCTATTTTGGCCTACAATGTCGGCGCAATTGCAATCACGTTTAACTATCCCTACTTCATTGGACAAGGAGGCCTCGAGTTCTGGCTGCTCAACGCAGCCCTATTCGGAGCGGTCCAACATGCAAAAAAGCGGGCCGCTTGGGAGGCGTATCTAGCGTCATGA
- a CDS encoding glycosyltransferase family 4 protein: protein MDHPQHETQPLKVLHVYSGNMYGGIETVLSTLAQNRVAAPQMKPEFGLCFSGRLREELEEADCVVHDLGPIRISRPWTLLRARRRLVRLLRQGEYDVVVMHACWVQALLGATARRLSPVVYWGHDISYGEHWLEKWAARCRPTYVIANSEATRESIEKRLYPGTPASIARYPVLRSDGFGADDRKAIRKEFDLDDETPVIIQVGRLESYKGLHIHLEALGQLPADEPWESWVVGGPQKAEDHEYLSKLKAIVEGHGLTNRVRFLGQRSDVARILRAADLFCHPNVRAEPFGVVFIEALFAGLPVVATNIGGAKEIVTDNCGQLVAPNDVNALAKALNELVQDLALRKSLGVNGPNRATELCDVGAQILKLEKVLRSAASLEQDGLRRAPAAVTGAP, encoded by the coding sequence ATGGACCACCCGCAACACGAGACGCAACCGCTGAAGGTCTTGCACGTTTACTCCGGTAATATGTACGGCGGGATCGAGACGGTTCTTAGTACGTTGGCCCAAAATCGCGTTGCCGCTCCGCAGATGAAACCAGAGTTCGGGTTGTGCTTTTCCGGACGACTGCGGGAGGAATTGGAGGAGGCTGATTGCGTCGTCCATGATCTTGGCCCGATCCGCATCAGTCGTCCCTGGACGTTGCTGCGCGCCCGACGTCGGTTGGTGCGATTGCTGCGACAAGGAGAGTACGACGTGGTGGTTATGCACGCCTGTTGGGTTCAGGCGCTTCTTGGCGCGACGGCGCGGCGACTAAGTCCGGTAGTCTATTGGGGACACGACATTAGCTATGGCGAGCATTGGCTCGAGAAATGGGCAGCTCGCTGCCGCCCGACTTACGTGATCGCCAACAGCGAAGCGACGCGCGAGTCGATCGAGAAACGCCTGTATCCAGGCACCCCAGCCAGTATCGCACGCTACCCCGTTCTGCGTTCCGATGGATTTGGCGCGGATGATCGCAAAGCGATTCGCAAAGAGTTCGACTTGGACGACGAGACGCCGGTGATCATTCAAGTGGGGCGTCTTGAGTCGTACAAGGGGTTGCATATTCACCTAGAAGCGTTGGGTCAGCTGCCGGCAGATGAGCCCTGGGAGTCGTGGGTCGTGGGAGGTCCGCAGAAGGCGGAAGATCACGAGTATCTGTCGAAGCTAAAAGCCATCGTGGAAGGTCATGGCCTGACCAATCGCGTCCGGTTCTTGGGACAGCGATCGGACGTCGCACGAATCTTGCGTGCCGCCGATCTGTTTTGCCATCCCAACGTACGGGCAGAGCCATTCGGCGTCGTTTTCATCGAAGCGCTTTTCGCCGGCCTGCCGGTGGTGGCGACCAACATCGGTGGCGCCAAGGAGATCGTGACGGACAACTGCGGCCAATTGGTCGCTCCAAACGACGTTAATGCTCTGGCAAAAGCGCTGAACGAACTGGTGCAAGATCTGGCACTCCGCAAGTCGCTTGGCGTCAACGGCCCGAATCGGGCGACGGAGTTGTGCGATGTTGGCGCGCAGATATTGAAACTTGAGAAGGTTCTTCGGTCGGCGGCGAGTTTAGAACAAGACGGCCTGCGTCGCGCGCCGGCGGCGGTGACCGGCGCTCCGTAA
- a CDS encoding glycosyltransferase family 4 protein, giving the protein MSSVSRNPSPRVLYVNASAGLGGAERVLLGLLKACGSAFPDAEITLILFEDGPLRELAEPLVGEVIIVPLPERWAQLGDGGRSGSSWMSRVSFWTRQFSSGTFSLWKWGRDFRRRVAKLRPEILHSNGIKAHLLTSLARPRGCSLVWHLHDFVGERRLAKRLLQVAAKRLTLGLAISEAVKADFEQSIGKQRVEVLFNTVDTERFVPQGGDEVRTRLVELSGAEGPADDSVVFVGLIATYANWKGHFLFLDAIAQCQHRAPEQNACYFIIGGPIYRTENSQVTREELHQHAAALGIQDKVNFVPFQDAMPDVYAGLDVVVHASIRPEPFGLAIVEGMACGKGVISTALGGAAEIFEDGVEGIALSSCDVNALAAALEKVVGDSKLRADLGKNARGAVVERFDQRQLPVRLLATYTRLLVAGDLSSSELDYCSATQGE; this is encoded by the coding sequence ATGTCCAGCGTTTCCCGCAACCCTTCGCCCCGAGTCCTTTACGTCAATGCGTCCGCAGGACTAGGGGGCGCCGAGCGCGTCCTGCTCGGGCTGCTCAAAGCCTGCGGATCGGCGTTCCCGGATGCGGAAATCACGCTGATCCTATTCGAAGATGGTCCCCTCAGGGAACTTGCCGAGCCGCTGGTAGGCGAGGTTATCATCGTACCTCTGCCCGAGCGTTGGGCGCAGTTGGGCGATGGGGGACGCTCAGGAAGTTCCTGGATGTCGCGAGTCTCTTTTTGGACGCGACAGTTCTCCTCGGGGACGTTCTCTCTGTGGAAGTGGGGCCGCGACTTTCGCAGGAGAGTCGCGAAGCTGCGGCCAGAGATATTACACTCCAACGGCATCAAGGCGCATCTGCTGACGTCGCTCGCGCGTCCCCGCGGGTGTTCGCTGGTTTGGCATCTGCACGACTTTGTCGGCGAGCGTCGATTGGCAAAGCGATTGTTGCAAGTCGCGGCGAAGCGGCTCACCCTGGGATTGGCGATCTCCGAAGCGGTAAAGGCCGATTTCGAGCAGTCGATCGGCAAACAACGTGTCGAGGTTCTCTTCAACACGGTCGATACTGAGAGGTTTGTTCCGCAAGGCGGGGACGAAGTGCGAACACGCTTGGTTGAACTCTCCGGGGCAGAGGGCCCGGCGGATGACTCCGTGGTCTTCGTCGGTTTGATCGCCACCTACGCCAATTGGAAAGGGCACTTCCTTTTTCTCGACGCGATCGCCCAATGTCAGCATCGAGCCCCGGAACAGAATGCCTGCTATTTCATCATTGGCGGGCCGATTTATCGCACCGAGAACTCGCAAGTAACACGTGAGGAGTTGCACCAACATGCGGCGGCGCTGGGGATCCAGGATAAGGTAAATTTCGTTCCGTTTCAGGATGCGATGCCGGACGTCTACGCGGGACTAGACGTGGTCGTGCATGCGAGCATTCGGCCGGAGCCGTTTGGCCTGGCGATTGTCGAAGGGATGGCTTGCGGCAAGGGAGTCATCTCGACGGCACTGGGCGGAGCGGCGGAGATCTTTGAGGACGGCGTGGAGGGTATCGCATTGTCTTCCTGCGACGTCAATGCATTGGCAGCGGCGCTGGAAAAGGTCGTTGGCGATTCGAAGCTGCGAGCCGATCTTGGGAAGAATGCCCGGGGGGCCGTCGTTGAGCGGTTCGACCAACGACAACTGCCCGTAAGACTTCTCGCGACCTATACGAGACTTCTTGTCGCGGGGGATTTATCTTCTTCCGAACTTGACTACTGCAGCGCGACTCAGGGAGAGTGA
- a CDS encoding glycosyltransferase, whose amino-acid sequence MTALSFQSNSALPTVGSPAPTQEIAEEGTVHSARRPTVVHLGKYYHPSRGGIETHVRDLARGLVRNGYATKVVCINDQSADPRRRFGVITRTPDARTEDEGVSIFRAGRIANVMRLDVCPRLTWALRQEIEGCDLIHLHLPNPTMMIALARLRPQVPVVVTWHSDIVRQRIAAKILYPLESWTLRNCRQILVSNPRYAEGSESLRPYADKLKVVPFGMPLERYLSPSPEVLSRADQLRAQWPGPIWLSVGRLVYYKGMHVAIEALRDVPGTLVIVGSGSKEAELRALAEKQGVQDRIVWMGNADDQTLQALYQIATALWFPSIARSEAFGLAQVEAMASGCPVINCEIQHSGVPWVSAHGESGLTVPVESAEQFAAAANQIHSSETLRAELSSGARRRAEELFNLQAMVDRTGREYETLLRKRS is encoded by the coding sequence GTGACCGCTTTGTCGTTTCAATCGAATAGCGCCCTTCCGACCGTTGGGAGTCCCGCGCCCACACAGGAGATCGCCGAGGAAGGAACTGTCCATTCTGCGCGACGACCCACCGTCGTTCACTTGGGCAAGTATTATCATCCTTCGCGAGGCGGCATCGAAACGCATGTCCGCGATCTGGCCCGAGGATTGGTTCGCAACGGTTACGCGACGAAAGTGGTGTGCATCAATGATCAGTCGGCTGATCCGCGGCGTCGCTTCGGCGTAATTACGAGAACGCCTGACGCCCGGACCGAGGATGAAGGGGTATCGATATTTCGCGCCGGACGAATTGCGAACGTCATGCGGCTCGACGTTTGTCCGCGGTTGACGTGGGCTCTCCGTCAAGAGATCGAAGGTTGCGATCTGATTCATCTGCATCTTCCTAATCCAACCATGATGATCGCCTTGGCCAGGCTTCGTCCTCAGGTACCGGTCGTCGTGACGTGGCATAGCGACATCGTCCGGCAGCGAATTGCGGCGAAAATTTTGTATCCGCTAGAGTCGTGGACCTTAAGAAACTGCCGTCAAATTCTGGTTTCCAACCCGCGGTATGCGGAAGGTTCGGAGTCGCTTCGACCCTATGCCGACAAATTGAAGGTGGTCCCCTTTGGCATGCCGCTCGAGCGGTACCTTTCCCCTTCGCCCGAAGTCCTGTCGCGTGCCGATCAGTTGCGGGCACAATGGCCGGGCCCCATATGGCTGTCGGTCGGACGACTCGTCTATTACAAGGGGATGCATGTCGCGATCGAGGCGCTGCGCGATGTACCTGGGACGCTGGTGATCGTTGGCTCGGGGTCGAAAGAAGCGGAACTACGTGCGTTGGCCGAGAAACAGGGCGTGCAGGATCGGATCGTCTGGATGGGCAACGCCGATGACCAGACGCTGCAGGCCCTTTACCAAATCGCGACGGCGCTATGGTTCCCCAGCATTGCCCGGAGCGAAGCGTTTGGGCTGGCGCAAGTCGAAGCGATGGCGTCGGGATGCCCGGTCATCAATTGCGAGATCCAGCACTCCGGCGTTCCCTGGGTTAGCGCCCATGGCGAGTCGGGGCTGACCGTGCCGGTCGAATCGGCTGAGCAATTCGCCGCGGCCGCGAATCAGATTCATAGTTCCGAGACGCTACGTGCCGAGTTGTCGAGCGGCGCCCGACGCCGCGCCGAGGAACTCTTCAATCTGCAGGCGATGGTCGATCGCACTGGTCGTGAGTACGAGACGCTGCTTAGGAAACGATCGTGA
- a CDS encoding MraY family glycosyltransferase, with the protein MSIAISIVTISLLVAMLATPLVAKLAFRFDLLDRPDGHRKLHSKVTPLGGGIAVLLGYGAALGLIFYYCVADGVAGFDVKSFIGLIVATMAIAVIGVVDDKWGIRGRQKLAGQIMASLVAVAFGLNIQSVQLFGIPVELGILAIPFTVGWLVVTTNALNLIDGVDGLATTLGIVYCLAFAAMAWLTGNVFDACCGLALAGSLAGFGVFNLPPARIFLGDAGSMLIGFTLGILSIRSSLKGPTSFAMVAPCLVLAIPAFDVCMAVLRRKLTGRSIYATDRGHLHHVLQRLNFGPRKTVLFVGGLAAICSLAAVVSVLMHNEWLAAAVMLGILAGLVLSRTFGFHECKLLLTRFGRAGGSLLAFGSSKPPVATPIVTQMNGRLEWERLWYALVEFSQVCGIQTIQFNVSSPSIGEEYHASWESPHKLAADQRQWRTEIPLFADDINVGQLVLTGQALDGATFQWLSELLEGLRPFEMQMRDLLEMDRFDGPETETSASPPLVRSNSQSTTPV; encoded by the coding sequence ATGAGCATCGCCATCTCGATCGTGACCATATCGCTGTTGGTCGCAATGTTGGCGACGCCGCTGGTCGCAAAGTTGGCATTTCGTTTTGATTTGCTAGATCGACCGGACGGCCACCGCAAACTGCATAGTAAGGTGACGCCGCTTGGCGGGGGGATTGCCGTGCTGCTTGGCTACGGCGCCGCCTTGGGATTGATTTTTTACTACTGCGTCGCCGATGGAGTCGCAGGGTTCGACGTCAAATCGTTCATCGGCTTGATCGTCGCCACCATGGCGATCGCGGTGATCGGCGTCGTCGACGACAAATGGGGAATTCGCGGACGCCAGAAATTGGCGGGACAAATCATGGCGTCGCTGGTGGCCGTCGCATTCGGCTTGAACATTCAATCGGTCCAGCTGTTTGGGATTCCGGTCGAACTGGGGATTCTCGCGATTCCATTTACGGTCGGATGGCTGGTCGTCACGACGAACGCGTTGAATTTGATCGACGGCGTCGACGGACTCGCAACGACGTTAGGCATCGTTTACTGTCTCGCCTTCGCCGCGATGGCCTGGCTGACAGGCAACGTATTTGACGCCTGCTGCGGTCTGGCGCTGGCGGGAAGCCTGGCCGGTTTTGGCGTTTTCAATCTGCCGCCTGCTCGCATCTTCTTGGGAGACGCTGGCAGCATGCTGATCGGTTTCACACTCGGCATCTTGTCGATTCGTAGCAGTCTGAAGGGGCCGACCAGCTTTGCGATGGTTGCTCCTTGCCTGGTGTTGGCGATTCCGGCGTTCGACGTTTGCATGGCGGTCTTGCGCCGCAAACTGACTGGCCGCAGCATCTATGCGACTGATCGCGGACACCTGCACCACGTCCTGCAGCGGCTTAACTTTGGACCGCGCAAAACGGTGCTGTTTGTCGGCGGCTTGGCGGCAATTTGCTCGCTAGCTGCGGTCGTCAGCGTCTTGATGCATAACGAGTGGCTGGCGGCGGCCGTCATGTTGGGCATCCTGGCGGGACTCGTTTTGTCCCGCACCTTTGGTTTCCATGAGTGCAAGTTGCTGCTGACGCGTTTTGGTCGTGCGGGCGGATCGTTGCTGGCGTTCGGTTCGTCGAAGCCGCCGGTGGCCACGCCGATCGTCACGCAGATGAATGGCCGACTCGAGTGGGAACGACTGTGGTACGCCCTGGTTGAGTTCTCGCAGGTTTGCGGCATTCAGACGATCCAGTTTAACGTCAGCTCTCCTTCAATAGGCGAAGAGTACCACGCCAGTTGGGAGAGTCCCCACAAGCTGGCGGCCGATCAGCGTCAATGGCGAACCGAAATCCCATTGTTCGCAGACGATATCAACGTCGGCCAGTTGGTCCTGACCGGACAAGCCTTAGATGGAGCGACATTCCAATGGTTGAGCGAACTGCTGGAAGGGCTGCGGCCGTTTGAGATGCAGATGCGCGACCTGCTAGAGATGGATCGATTCGATGGACCGGAGACGGAGACGTCCGCTTCGCCCCCGCTGGTGCGGTCCAACAGCCAATCGACGACTCCTGTCTAG
- a CDS encoding exosortase-associated EpsI family protein encodes MKILQYRIPGLLILLVAVQLVSVLMYRQYSQVSVRPLTQSLEGLPDVLDGWSGESAESDPNLLRAIDADDLINRRYQKDIEWPIALHCATFYSLDHWMPHTPLECYPGAGWRLKRDAVVRDETNPEQAMHWVEFGNETGSVQVLYWYQRGEDVYFTREGARDSRQNIWGLETCPPLVKVILQTDGRAGEKGKENLLKLSGTIRQWIKDHGSSPAMSSGDALTVRRSLMPGGHSRSNPPTDAPVVVAREAGLGASHFAMVPYHEWICN; translated from the coding sequence ATGAAAATCTTGCAATATCGAATACCTGGTCTGCTGATCCTGTTGGTAGCGGTCCAACTAGTGTCGGTCTTAATGTACCGGCAGTATTCGCAAGTGAGCGTCCGACCTCTGACGCAATCGTTGGAAGGATTGCCCGACGTTTTGGACGGTTGGTCGGGAGAATCGGCCGAGAGCGATCCGAATCTGTTGCGGGCGATCGACGCCGACGATTTGATCAATCGCCGGTATCAGAAGGATATCGAGTGGCCGATCGCGCTGCACTGCGCGACGTTTTACTCGCTCGACCACTGGATGCCGCATACGCCGCTAGAGTGTTATCCCGGCGCCGGTTGGCGCTTAAAGCGAGATGCAGTCGTCCGTGACGAAACGAATCCCGAGCAAGCGATGCATTGGGTCGAGTTCGGCAACGAAACGGGTTCGGTGCAAGTCTTGTATTGGTATCAGCGCGGCGAAGACGTTTACTTCACCCGGGAAGGCGCCCGGGACTCGCGTCAAAATATTTGGGGACTAGAGACTTGTCCTCCGTTGGTGAAAGTCATTCTACAGACGGATGGTCGAGCCGGCGAAAAGGGGAAAGAGAATTTGCTGAAGCTGTCCGGAACTATCCGGCAATGGATTAAAGATCATGGATCGTCTCCCGCAATGTCGTCTGGCGACGCGCTGACGGTCCGCCGCTCTCTCATGCCGGGTGGGCATTCCCGCTCAAACCCACCCACCGACGCCCCTGTTGTTGTCGCAAGAGAAGCTGGTCTTGGTGCGTCGCATTTTGCGATGGTCCCATACCACGAATGGATTTGTAATTAG